In the Cucurbita pepo subsp. pepo cultivar mu-cu-16 chromosome LG17, ASM280686v2, whole genome shotgun sequence genome, GCATTGGAAAAAAAAGATCTATATTCGAAATTAAACCAGAAATTTAGAAACGAAGCATCTCACCAGCCTGTGCAGGAGGTAGAGGCTTTGAAGGAAGACTAGCAGCCTTGTTCTGCTGAGCACCCAAAGCCGCCGGTTTGGTCTGTGCAGGACCTTTCTTAGGCGGCGGCGCCGCCACCACCTTCTTAGCCGCAATTAGCTGCGACGGGTCCTCGGCGTCATCGTCTCCCAACAAATCAAATGGATTAACGGTCGCCATTTCCAAACTAAATCGAAACCAAATaccccaaaacaaaaaaacaaaaaaaagtctcAAAAACAGGGAATTCCACTCGAACAAAGGCGACCAGAAGACCCTATCTTAATAAGAGCGCGCCATGAATCAAAGAAACGTAAGAACAAGGGATCTGTAGAAAAGCAAGAGAATTGGatagaggaaaaggaaaaaccctaGCCGCAAAAAAAGAGTAACCGATTGACCTaaattcttccatttattCGCGTCATTCGAACTTATTTggtaattttacaaatttactCCTGCCATTTTGACAGCGAGAATCATTCTTTTGTCTTGGCATAAATTTGTTGATGTCTatagatattgttttaatcttggcaaaaataataattaaaaaaaaaaaagaaatcaaattataattattaatattacattcatatttagttaatattttttatgatgatCTTGTATATCAATATTAGATccataaatatatgaaaaatatatgaaaatgcaATGCTACATTAAtcacaataaaacaaaaacattcttcattttccctCTTAGAACAAGAACGAGATAAATTTATCCTAAATAACTCGCTCATTCTCTAGTGTGAGATatcatcgattagagaggaaaacgaCCGAAACATTTCAAGAAGCGTATTAAAACCTTAAGAGAAAGCCAAAcaaagaaagcccaaaataGACAACAAGGGAAGGAAGCTCGGAAGTTTCTAATCGAAGAGATGGTATCAATCGACGCAACACAAAGAGAGTTTTATCATGCATAATAAGAGTTGTATCGAGTTGTATCGATCCAAGTGTTCCACATGAAAATTTCCAATTACCTGAAGCATGAAGCATGAAGGGGTAGATGAAAAACAACTGCCCCACTCAGTCAGTCCAACACAATTGGGAAATAAACGGTGTATACCAGCGGGGCTAAAAGAAAAGGTCATAAATAGTTTGTTCTAAGCAGACAGTCTGAAACAAAAGTTGGAAACATACAACGCAAAAACACAGGACTGacaatttacattttttttttcttttttatcatttagGAGAGACTATATTATTGAAGTCAATTTGCTGCCCCAGATCAAAAACACAGTTTCAAGGGTAATTTTATTGAGAAGTTCACTTCGCACCTAAGGTAGGGAACTGCCCAGGGTCCTCAATGGATGGGGCTGGAACGTTGCTGATCGAGTTGCCACTGTATCCTCCCCTTGAACCACGGCCACCACGACCCCTTCCCCGGCCACCTGAGCCGTAGTGTCTCTCACCTTCCGCTGGCTTCAAGAACTCATTGATGCTCAAAGACTATAAACACCAATACAAAAGAAGTATTCAGTGATTTGAACCTTTTACATGATCTATGAACATATTTTCAGGAATTTGAAAAAACCAACATGCCCAATTTGGAGAAAACATTTTGAAGTTATACAAGGAAAAGCAGAATTTGGTGTTTTGTTCATGTACACCAACTAACGTAAATGGCCAAAAGAATGTTCCAGGGAAAGCAAAATAAATCACCTCTACTCTAATGGGCCCAATTAGAAGTTAAAACAACCACAGATTAGTGCGAAATGTATTTGGAAGTAAATTCTATCACCTGAAGTACATAGAactaaattcatttttttagaaatcacagtGCATAGCTCAAGAGTTAAGTCAATTCATCTCTGCCTCCTCTAAGAGGCCGTCAATCCAAACCTCTACCCCACATGTGGTATAATTCTGAAAAAAAGGTAATTCAGCTAAATTCTAGAATCAATCTGATTTCTTAATGTAGGTTCCGAATAGACCAAAGAACATCCTGGTAAAGTATTTTGTACTGGCTGGACAACAatggtttaaaaatataagctTGGAGGAAAGCAAATTGTGAGGATGGCATATGTTGAACGAGAGCCATTCTCCTCTATGCTTACTCTATTGAGTCGTAAAAGTCGCATGCTTCTCAGCATAATCGACTTTacagaaaaattaaaaatagtgcTGGTGTAGCCGATGGATTGTGTTAAGTGGGACGAGAgcagaaatgacaaatattcATAATCAACAAACAATCTAGCATGTTATTGTAAGAAAAAACCCAGTACTTTCTGCCTAAGTAGAAGGACACTAAAGGACGGGCcgaaaaaatttgtaattattaacTCATGGAAGTTAATGCATATTGATGGACAATTGAGAACTTTacatatttatgatatatttcGTTAAAtaggaatttttttatattattgttattttattaattttgaagttcaaaACTAGTCTTGAGCCGCAATATCGCCTCAAGACTTGCAACTAGCCTCTATATAGAAAAAAGAGCTCATGGTGCACTAAGACATGAAATTCTGCTAGACATCAAACCTGAGTAAACAATTTAATTGGCAAGGAAACTTCTAAGAAGATGAGGGTAATAATACCTTCTTAGTTCTCTCTTCTTTATCTGCAATCTCTTTTCGCTTATCCTTCTCAGATCCCTACAAGTGAAACAACATATGAAGATGAAATGGCAAAGTTCATATTTGAACTACCAAGAAGCCAAGGGTCATCAGATCCATAgataattaaccaaaaagacaAAGTAGGTGTaccaatttaataaatatgtcGTTGTTCTCCTTCTTGCATGAAAGTTGTTGCATGGATGCAAATTCTTTTGGATCCACCTTCCTTTCCTCAGTTTTTAGTGCCAGAAGGgccttccttttctcttcaaGCAACTTTTCGTACTCCTCCAGAGTCATTTCCTGCATCAGGAAAAAAGGGGTAAAttagattcaaaatcaagtcAACCAGTACAATGGAGTTCagaatccaagcccaccaagCTCGTTTGCGACTCTTACATGTATCAATTTTATGatactaaaagtaaaataataaagccTACTCAATTTGACGTGCATGCAAAATACAAGTTGCTCTTCAAtcacaagaaaataaaggacAAATGAAATAGTTGAATCCAAACTTAAGAGAAATGTACTAAAAACTGAACATACTAACCTTGTCTTCTGGTTCTGTTTCCTCCGGTTCTTTAGCAACGTTCTCTGTGTTGACTCCTTCAGCATTATCCTCTTGAACAGGCTTCTCATCACCCGTgttcttttccatttcattaaCAGCTTCCTCCACAGTCCTAGATATAAGACATTAATCTTAAGGTACAACTAATTTTCGAGGGAAAAATAACCCTATCATCATAAGAGATAATAAGACAAGCATAAAAATCCACACACACCCAGGTATACACAGGTACTTACTCAGCAAATTCTTCAGTTGGCCTTCCCCAATTACCACGACCAGATCCTTCACGTTTAAATTCATTTCTAGGCATAGAATCCGGACGAAAGCATCAAAAAAGTGTAGAATCTACAGCAGGGGTGTGTAATATGAACTTTTAAAGAATAGACGCTTACCCATGGCCAGTTCCACTGTGGCGCTCAAATACTCTACGAGGGCGCTCCCCATCAGCAGCCTCTCCATTATTGCCACCACGACGGCCACCACGACCACGTGGACCAGCATACCCACGCCTTTCGGTTGTCTTTCCTGTCTCTCCATCTTCAGCTGCACTGATGTTCTCATTATTGAAAGAACCACGAACGAAGCCACTGCCTTCACGGCCTCGCCCATAACCACGCCCTACACCTCGCCCACTGCCACGACCTCCACGACCGCCTTCATTCCTTGCTTCTCTTACTACtcatagaaagaaaaaattcatcTCGATCACTCAATGTATAACACCGATGAAAACTCATAAGATGTAGATAGCTAAAGCAATAGTTGATTGGTAAATTTGAATCCAATAGGATGACAAAAGGATAGAAACGAAAGAATAACATAAGAAAATTGATTGCAGAGTTCTAAGTTCCCGCAAAAGAACCCAAATCAATAAGGAATCACATGTTCGATTGGATAATGTTTAACTTGTAAACAATatcaataaattcaataatttataatcacaatggacaaaaacaatatattataatagaAAACTAAAGTTTATTATAAATCCTTACATTTAAATAGAAGCTATGTAAACTAGTTTATTTAACCACAAATGCATTGTCGATATCAGCTTTCTTCCAAAGAAAGTATTTTACTTTCTCTTCTATAATGTCCCAATCATAGTAGCTAAACAAACAACTCATTGGGTATTATCCAAATTACAAACAAACTTGAATTCCAATACACAACATAACTAAATCGATTGCACCCTACAAATCTTTTGAAGAACAAGGTAATTATGATAATTTCACCAAATTAAATGGCGTTATCACCCTGCAATCGCGTAGTCTCAGAGAAGGAACGCCAGACAGAAGGAGACGAAACAACAACCAATATCAGATAACGTAAAATCAATCAACcaaaatctaaaagaaaaagaaaagaaaaaaatccataTTCGGTATCGAACCATAAATTTAGCAACGAAGAATCTCACCAGCCTGTGCAGGAGGAAGAGGCTTTGAAGGAAGACTAGCAGGCTTGTTCTGCTGAGCCCCCAAAGCCGCCGGTTTGTTCTGGGCAGGACCTTTCTTCGGCGCCGGCGACGTCACTGCCGCCACCTTCTTAGCCGCAATTAGCTGCGACGGATCCTCGGCGTCATCATCTCCCAACAAATCAAATGGATTAACGGTCGCCATTTCCAAACTATATCGAAAACAAATACCCCAAAAAGACCTCAAAAACAGGAAATTCCACTCGTAGAAAGGCGACCAGGAAACCCTATCTTAACAAGAGCTCCATGAATCTAAGCAATGAAAGAACAAGGAATCTGTAGAACAAGAAACAGAGGAGTAAGATAGAGGAAAACGAAAAACCCTAGCCGCAATGGTCGAGTGAGTGACTAATGGGAGTAGACGCAAAATATCCACGACTGACCTaaattcctctttttttttaatattttcttttgtaaaatttccaaaaataaaataaaaactttatgtAATTTAAATGTTCAACTCACATGTATTATCAGAATGTTCTCgagataaatttataaatttatttatattaattaaattttaaaattaggctaatttcgtttttttggtttaaaaagaaaccaaaatattattttattattttattacatttaaattatttaaaataaggggaaaatgtcttatttttatttatttttgtcttttaggTTGAATCTAAGTTTGTTATGGTCGACATTATTGTCTCAGTTGTTTTTACTAATTCAATCAATGTCATTATATCTTTCAACTTCAACACGtttttggtttaaaaataGACATGCTCGACGACAAAAGGGTTACCGAACTATGGCTTCTCGTCATCTGCACGAGCAGTACCGATTCCTATCAGAGAGGGTCCTTAACCACAATCCTCCTTCGCCCCCTCATGGACGATAGTGGCACCTTGGCTTCCGCAGCGGGAGGCATCTCATCGTCCATGATTGTGGGTGGATGTTGTGCCGGCAGTGGAATCTGCTCGACCTCAAGTGGCAGGACAACCATGTCGTTTAAGGGACATTGAACTATCAATTTCCATTCAGGTTTGAAAATTTGCTACACGATATCTGTTCATCTATTCTAATCTTCCTTTTGGTGACATTCTTTGTTTACGTCTTCTTCATCTAGTCCTTAAAGTTTATAATCCTTGATATGATTACTTTACGACACTCGACTAAGGTACAAGTTGCAAGGTACAGTAGCTGGGCTTTCATGATTACTTTATTCCGTGCAAATCGTTTGCCCATAATTGTTCAATACACTTAAAATTAATCATACCGAACCGTTTTTACCCGTCACATATGAATTGTAACAACTTCTACACATTTCGTACAAAGATCGAGTACGAGAaacgaagaaaagaaaaaagtttgcTTGTCCTTTGTAACAAAGAGAGACACAAAAGAAGGCATGTTCCCTTAAAGTTATGCATGAAAATGTAAGCTTGAAACATGGGAGAGGGGGAGGGGACAAGGACCATCATGCTTGCATTCTCCGAACCATAGCTAGGTTAGACGAGACACGTGTCCATAAATATGAGATTAGATTCATCGATTCATAACATAATTGtctatataaatatatatcagGAAGTGACAAAACTTCATGCATGCATGTCTTAGGTTCACATCGGAGATAGCAAAGCAATCATCACATCATTCTTGTAGCAAAGCAATCATCACATCATTCTTGCAGGTTGTAACTACAAGAAATTTTAGCCAGCTTGTCGTTTACCGAGAGTTCCATTCAAAACTCGTAGCCAATgaagaaaccctaatttcatctcaaatatGTAGTTTGTTGGATCAGTGGGGTTGTAATTTCATACATGTTTCACATGAATTCAAATTATAGTAAAAGAATTTTCATTCAACGACAACATAAACGATGATCTGAAACGACGTGCAAATTTTGAAAGctatatatttggtaaattttCCATTCAAGAAGctatacaaaagaaaaatcattctCGACcacaagaaattcaaatatatccAGCGTTGAATCTAAGGACGTTGAAGAACAAGACCCATAAATTCAATCTCAAAAGGCCGACTCAAGTGTAAAAATCGCTTTACTGTGTTAATCGAAACGCACAAAAGAACAAGATCCACGTAAGAAATTCGAATACTTTAACCATCAAAGCGTAGATTTCGAGGTTTCAAATCGTTGAACGAGATGAAGATAAGTCTTTAGATCATGATTCATTcctgttaaggatatttagtaataaattatagtttaccatatacattatatttgatattttattataaggcaaatatctaatatttgccttattaccataggtatctttccatttattgttatttccatttattactatttccatatccttgtaatttatttgattataaataagataactttcacaccatttaggtgtggtggattaatcaaacattcacatggtatcagagccctttcggtttaacaaccccGATCCCttattttcaatggcttttgaaatcttctactgttcttctccaccaccactgctggctttgacgccgcagGGGCAGTCGTCATGGCTGCCACATgcagagccgattgattactcttcgacTCCAtccttttgacctccaaatcatccttcgccatactctgtatatacaacctcaccttttccaaacatagtctcttacattttcttcccaattttccctttatccttcatccttcacagaaactctaatcttaggatcttcatcagcATTCCTCTTCgaaaatatacagaatctcgatAAGCCTATCGACCTtttgcagagatttacctttggaatctaggcgccgcactggcatcttcgccaaccaagttgccgccgcccttctcgccaaaattggctccttcgccccaatgtggcgactcttccggctgcCCTTcttgccaaaattggctccttcgcccaatgtggcgactcttccggcttcaacattgtctttgtcccttgctctaggtttccccttctacttcttggggttagacatattctcaccagagccaaggtagcatcgtcgctaagcgacaatccctcttcatgggttagacatattctcgccgaagccaaggcagcatcgccgctgagtggcgatccctctgcaattttcgatggccaagaaagtgtttctctacgcctcctctgaaccaggttgttgacatcttcacgaaaagtgtttctcaacctctttgaatttttcagattcaagcttcacgttcgttcaaatccgacgttCAGCTTGCGgaggggtgttaaggatatttagtaataaattatagtttaccatatatattatatttgatattttattataaggcaaatattagatatttgccttattaccataggtatctttccatttattgttatttccatttattactatttccatatccttgtaatttatttgattataaataagataactttcacaccatttaggtgtggtggattaatcaaacattcacaattCCCATGTTGATTATTCCAAGAACATTGGAGGAGTTCTTGTTGCACAATTTCAGCTCCTTCCCCACTTCCGAGTACATCCATTGAGACGGCACGTTCTCCATGCACTGTCGAGCCCACCACGGCAGTGCTTCCATGCCATCGTCAGCCACAAAGCCTGGCACCTTCGTCACGACATCCCCCGAGTTGACAATGCGCAGAACCTTTGTTCCTTGTTCCTCAAGGCTCCTTCGGAAGTCTTTGTTACCTACGCGAGGGCCGCCAAACGACACGACCGTGACAAGTGGCACCCGTTGTCGAAATGTGACATTGATGTCGTATGCCGTCAATGTTGCTACGGCGGCGCCAAGGCTATGACCTGTTATGGTGATACTCAATTGCTCACCATCATAGGCCTTTAGTAATCTACGAACTTCTTCACGTATCGTTTGCTTCAAACTCGGCAACCTCGCTATCCTCGAAGAATACAAGCTCAGAAACCCGGTTTCTACCATCGGTCTTGACACGGCTCGATTTGTATTGAACTCGTTATTAGGTAATTCCGTTAGAGTGGCGCGTAAATTCTCGAGCCACTCTAAACAAGTGGCAGTTCCTCTGTAAGCGATCACAATGTCTCTACGTCCGAGACGagatatttctttcttatctTCACATACTGCCACGTAACCAATCCAACTAGATCGAGTTGCGATCGAGTTGGCAGCCTTTTCAACCCAATGTGGTAAACCTATACTCGTTGTGGCTCGTAAATACTTGGTGAGACGATATCCAGTCTGGCTTAATCCGGATTGGTTTAGTAATGAAGATTTAGAATGACGAGATGTTGCGTAAAATGGTGAAGtgatatcaaattcaaatgagTTATAGGCTGCTTCAATGAACCGACCATATCGGAGGATTTCCTTTCGGAGATGGTCGTCGAGTGGATCGAGCAAACCGTCCCAATTCTGAATGCCTTGATACTCGGTCCATTTTCGACCGACGTTGTTTGTGGGGGAGTGCATAGCCTTGACACgacattttgttttggttgATCGAACGGGGAGGTGAGGACGTACGAAGCCGAGGGAGATAGAGATGGAGGTTCTCATTGCTAGTTGGAAGTGAAGGAAGGAGTGAAGAAGAAACCTTTTGTTTATAGAATGTTGAAAAGGAGAGCAATAAAGAAGAATTGAATCTCatgatttggtttggttgagTAAGAAAAGAGTGAAGCATACaagaatttagggttttgttgtTGCTTTTGGTGAACCCGAGAGGTCGTTTTCATAACGTACCTAAATTGTACCTCTCCCTACTGTAACGTCCCGAAAATTTTGGCAACGTTGCAGGTAACTACGATAACTACTCGTTTACAGGTCATTGTCTATCTATGGCCACGTGTCCAAACCATCCTCAACCTTCATATATCAACGTCATGTAACTATTGTATTGCTTGTTTACTCATGCACGTCATTTGGTGGCTGTATGATGAAAACTTTTAATCAAACAACCATTTCATACTCGAAATTAGGTCAAAATCTTTTATATCTAGAACTATTAAGGTCACCTCGACACCGACACTCGACAAACTTTTACTTTTAACACTACCCAACACCATCGATCCTTTGTCGGCGTTGCATTAATTGCTCGCCCATGTCTTCCTTTTGCCTCCTTCGTGGCGTCGTGCCCTCGTTGCCAAGTTTGGTTGCATCGTCCTCGCTAGCCAACGAAGATCTTCTCAGATCGGTAGAAAAGAACGTCGTCGTACATACGTGTGTGTTGAACGAGAGAGGACACAGACCAgcaggaagaaagaaaaagagagacaaaAGAAAGCATGTTCCTTAAAGttaacaaaaaggaaatatattgAGCTGAAACATGGGAGATGGATAAGGGGGGGACGCCGCCTTAATGCATGAAAATCCCACAGAACATAAAACATTGCCTGTTGGTGGCAGGCTAAGGTTGCTAGTACCACCTTATCCACTGTCTGTTTTTTGCTCGCCCACTTCATCCACCCTCATCCAACCCTTTTGGTTTTGTATCGGATGGTTATTAGGAGTAGACATGTTTTTCGATCTACATCCAACGATTATTAAAACACAATCAAATCATAACGTTCTCACTGTCACTGATTATCTTAAGAATAATGCTTAAATATAAGTTTCTCTTCTACTATTTATGAGCTCATACGCATGGTTATCACGAGTCCTAGTCATTCTGCACCCGTTCATTTTTTGGTTTAGTTTGCACGATTTTtagtatgtatgtatgtatcgTCTCTCTTATGTCAATATCTGCCATAAACGGGTCAAGCTATACgtaagattccacatcggtttgagagaggaacgaaacatttctcataagggtatagaaacctctccctagcatacgtgttaaaaaaccgtgaggctaatggcgatacgtaacgagtcaaagcggacaatatctgcatgAGAAGCTGTACGACTCAATATTTTCCAACTGTTCTTGACCATTCATAGAATGTAATCGTTGGTGTTTTACGAGAATTTTACGTAGATCTCCTCGagataaatagttttttttttcgtgcAATTCCAAATGTGAAGCAAGTTTCCGTATTTTATTGGTGTCATCTGTGTTTATACCGCTCCTCGTGAATTAGATCCCGATTTGTTATTtacctttccattttttcattaCAAATAACATCAAAAGCGGAGCATCCGAACCAACTTTTGATCAAAGATATATCCCTTAACGAATCGAATTCagatgaataaaaaaatcaaacataacataaaaacttgaaaattcataacatTCTTGTTTATATTAAAGTGACGTAGCCCGATGAAGAACAATTTTGAGACCAAATCGAGtgatatatctatatctatatctatatatatatatatctcgaaCCGAGTGGAAGTAAACTAAAGTAGATGGAGAATTGGAATAGGAGAGTTGAGTTGAAAGGAATGGATGAAGTCGGAGTGAGACAAGTTTAGAGGAGGCAAAGAGAAATGGCTATAAGTGGAGCTTCCTCGTCTTATCTGCTCCATGCTGAGTAGAGCTGACACCGTGTTCCTCAATATTCCTTCACCGCCAGCTGAGATCGCCTTGCCTTTCTTCATCTCTTCCTCCGCTTCTCGTCTAACTGGAAAAATCGCGTCGATGCTACTCTCGCACTCTTTGATCATCTTCGAGATCGAGTCGGTTTTGTAGAAAGGTTGTTCGAGTATCTTTTCGATGAACGATACCCTTAGTAATCCCCCCGTTCGTTTGTCGTACTTCTTCAGGATCTTCCCCAACCCTGCACAAATACGTTCGGGTTTGACTAAATTCCAACGTTCTTGAAACCATAAGAAGCATAACCGCTCGATATCGAATGAGGTAAAGTTACGTACCTATGTAATTGACATTGCTGTAGTTGACTAGAAGCACCATTTCACCATGCAAATTCACAATATCTTCTCTAATATTCCCGATTTCTACTACGTTGTGATATTCTCTTCCACTTCCATCTCGACCCCAACTTTTCAAAACCCTAtctattctctctctcaattcCTGCATATCGAACAACGATATTCCGTCACATGGTTTGTCTCATCGATCAAAATCTTCGATATTTGAGGTTTGGTTTCTAAATTTGTAGCTCGAAAGAAAAACGTCTTATTTTTCctaatcaatttattttaacgaACCTCTCGAGCTATAAGCTATAAGACGTTTTTTAAGTTCCGAGgtagatttattttttcattaatattaataataattaaaaaaaatagatgacAATTGCCCACtttgtaattaatattgaaaattaaaaaatgtcactTTTTTTATGTGGGACCCAACGAGGGGACTTAGTCAATATTGGGCAACacagtaaaataataattaaataaaaaaaatcttcaattttaggTCACAGGTGGGTGAGGATAATACATCTTCCAACCTGTTCCccgaaaattaatttaagttggatttattgttatttttttttaagaatttatttatgatacaattatatatacttattttaattttattttattatgtagtttatttatttatttattttttaactacttttaaaaataaaatttaaaatgtaattttaaaaaatatatatattaaaatagaaggataaaatcttaatttaaggcttaaaaataaataaataaaattttatttacttattacaagaattataataaataataaaaaacaactcGAATTAACTCACCCAAATAACCTAATTCAATCCATTTggttatttagttt is a window encoding:
- the LOC111778797 gene encoding RGG repeats nuclear RNA binding protein A-like; the encoded protein is MATVNPFDLLGDDDAEDPSQLIAAKKVAAVTSPAPKKGPAQNKPAALGAQQNKPASLPSKPLPPAQAVREARNEGGRGGRGSGRGVGRGYGRGREGSGFVRGSFNNENISAAEDGETGKTTERRGYAGPRGRGGRRGGNNGEAADGERPRRVFERHSGTGHGNEFKREGSGRGNWGRPTEEFAETVEEAVNEMEKNTGDEKPVQEDNAEGVNTENVAKEPEETEPEDKEMTLEEYEKLLEEKRKALLALKTEERKVDPKEFASMQQLSCKKENNDIFIKLGSEKDKRKEIADKEERTKKSLSINEFLKPAEGERHYGSGGRGRGRGGRGSRGGYSGNSISNVPAPSIEDPGQFPTLGAK
- the LOC111778833 gene encoding phospholipase A(1) DAD1, chloroplastic-like, whose translation is MHSPTNNVGRKWTEYQGIQNWDGLLDPLDDHLRKEILRYGRFIEAAYNSFEFDITSPFYATSRHSKSSLLNQSGLSQTGYRLTKYLRATTSIGLPHWVEKAANSIATRSSWIGYVAVCEDKKEISRLGRRDIVIAYRGTATCLEWLENLRATLTELPNNEFNTNRAVSRPMVETGFLSLYSSRIARLPSLKQTIREEVRRLLKAYDGEQLSITITGHSLGAAVATLTAYDINVTFRQRVPLVTVVSFGGPRVGNKDFRRSLEEQGTKVLRIVNSGDVVTKVPGFVADDGMEALPWWARQCMENVPSQWMYSEVGKELKLCNKNSPHLNGMNHDLKTYLHLVQRFETSKSTL
- the LOC111779153 gene encoding SPX domain-containing protein 3, translating into MKFGKRLKQQIEDTLPDWRDKFLLYKDLKKLVRVISRSIDANADTDAEVEFVCLLNSEIDKFNSFFMEQEEDFVIRHRELRERIDRVLKSWGRDGSGREYHNVVEIGNIREDIVNLHGEMVLLVNYSNVNYIGLGKILKKYDKRTGGLLRVSFIEKILEQPFYKTDSISKMIKECESSIDAIFPVRREAEEEMKKGKAISAGGEGILRNTVSALLSMEQIRRGSSTYSHFSLPPLNLSHSDFIHSFQLNSPIPILHLL